Proteins encoded within one genomic window of Arachis ipaensis cultivar K30076 chromosome B08, Araip1.1, whole genome shotgun sequence:
- the LOC107610291 gene encoding uncharacterized protein LOC107610291, translating to MATSISSDHKQLDYHVICARIYPLVRADASVSIKVLQEATEATYGFMPSYRKVWLAKQKAVAQIYGDWEESYANLPRWILGVTCTMEGSVALLKTSPVRVGDQVDEDRVFFHRMFWTFPPCIEAFRHCKPLINIDGTHLYGKYGGTLLLAIAQDGKSNILPVGFALVEGENADSWSYFLSNLRRHVTPQQGILVISDRHNGIKAALESPDSGWQPPHAYRAFCIRHVAANFALTFKGQDARRWLVNAAYAKTEAEFDYWFDIMRTENPAMCEWANKMPYERWTQHKDGGRRYGHMTTNISECVNSVLKGTRNLPVTSLVKSTYLRLAELFVVRGQTAEAQLGSGHRFSQVVVKAIERNLKESRCFTVTVFDRHQLDYTVAETTPTGKFSLGSYRVSLRDHTCDCGYFQALHYPCCHALACCAQSRLDWATYVDEVYTMSEVFKVYEMSFSPCIPKGLWPPYDGPTVIPDPGMRRAREGRPRSTRIRNNMDKADTSRPKRCGLCRQPGHTRRVCP from the coding sequence ATGGCCACATCGATATCAAGCGACCACAAGCAGCTTGATTATCATGTTATCTGTGCGAGAATCTATCCATTGGTTCGAGCTGATGCGTCGGTGTCTATTAAGGTGTTGCAAGAGGCCACGGAGGCGACTTATGGATTCATGCCTAGTTATCGGAAGGTgtggttggcgaagcagaaggcagtAGCGCAAATATATGgcgattgggaggagtcatatgCTAATCTACCACGGTGGATCCTTGGGGTCACATGCACGATGGAAGGTTCTGTTGCTCTACTGAAGACGTCCCCGGTTAGGGTGGGTGACCAAGTTGACGAGGATAGAGTTTTCTTTCATCGGATGTTCTGGACGTTTCCTCCGTGTATTGAGGCTTTCCGCCACTGTAAGCCGCTGATAAACATCGACGGCACACACCTGTATGGCAAATATGGCGGGACGTTGTTGTTGGCGATCGCACAGGATGGTAAGTCGAACATTTTGCCTGTTGGGTTTGCACTCGTGGAGGGAGAGAACGCAGATTCTTGGTCGTACTTTCTATCGAACCTTAGAAGGCATGTCACTCCACAGCAAGGTATTCTCGTGATCTCTGACAGACACAACGGCATCAAGGCTGCATTAGAGAGCCCCGATAGTGGTTGGCAACCCCCCCATGCTTATCGGGCATTTTGTATTCGGCATGTTGCTGCAAATTTTGCCCTCACTTTCAAGGGGCAGGATGCGCGGAGGTGGTTGGTAAATGCCGCGTATGCGAAGACGGAAGCAGAATTTGACTATTGGTTTGATATAATGAGGACGGAGAACCCGGCCATGTGCGAATGGGCAAACAAAATGCCTTATGAGAGGTGGACACAGCATAAGGATGGTGGGAGAAGATACGGTCACATGACCACCAACATCTCTGAGTGTGTGAACTCTGTCTTAAAGGGCACAAGAAATCTCCCGGTGACGTCTCTGGTTAAGTCGACATATCTCCGGTTGGCCGAGTTGTTTGTTGTCCGTGGGCAGACGGCAGAGGCACAGTTAGGGTCCGGGCACCGGTTTTCACAGGTAGTAGTTAAGGCCATTGAGCGTAATCTGAAGGAAtcgaggtgcttcacggtgacagTGTTTGATAGGCATCAGCTTGACTATACTGTGGCTGAGACGACTCCCACCGGGAAATTCTCTTTGGGTAGCTATCGGGTTTCTCTGAGGGATCACACCTGCGATTGTGGATACTTCCAGGCGCTTCACTACCCCTGCTGCCATGCCCTCGCATGCTGTGCGCAGTCACGCCTAGATTGGGCAACTTATGTTGATGAGGTGTACACCATGTCTGAGGTCTTTAAGGTGTATGAGATGTCCTTTTCACCATGTATTCCAAAGGGGCTTTGGCCACCATATGACGGGCCGACGGTTATACCCGATCCGGGCATGAGAAGGGCTAGAGAAGGACGACCACGGTCCACCCGCATCCGCAACAACATGGACAAAGCCGACACCAGCCGACCTAAGAGGTGTGGTCTGTGCAGGCAGCCCGGTCATACCCGACGGGTTTGCCCTTAG
- the LOC107614063 gene encoding inactive protein kinase SELMODRAFT_444075, with translation MMSREQHKRGKEEKGSDGAEKVIVAVKASKEIPKTALVWSLTHVVQPGDCITLIVVVPSSQSFGRRLWGFPRFAGDCANTQKKSHSPTSSEQKSEITDSFSQMILQLHDIYDPNKINVKIKIVSGSPCGAVAAEARKAQANWVVLDKQLKQEEKQCMEELHCNIVVMKQSQAKVLRLNLNGSQKKDLEEAAPLHSKQDGKLGRQAKNKNDSLSSIKGAVVTPTSSPDVGTPSTATEAGTSSVSSSDPGTSPFFVSEMNNGESKKEETIKRNEEVDASSDSDSEKLSLSSATLRFQPWIKDLLLCKQSSQCREEGCHSKNQTSTARALMEKFSRLEREAEMEISSHMNELDLSGNVREAITLSRNAPPGPPPLCSICQHKAPVFGKPPRWFSYAELELATSGFSQANFLAEGGFGSVHRGVLPDGQVIAVKQHKLASSQGDVEFCSEVEVLSCAQHRNVVMLIGFCIENKRRLLVYEYICNGSLDTHLYGKKQEPLEWSARQRIAVGAARGLRYLHEECRVGCIIHRDMRPNNILITHDFEPLVGDFGLARWQQHRDTGVETRVIGTFGYLAPEYAQSGQITEKADVYSFGVVLVELVTGRKAVDLSRPKGQQCLTEWARPLLAEYAIEELIDPRLGNNYAENEVNCMLHAASLCMRRDPYSRPRMSQVLRILEGDMIMDTNYITATTPTTT, from the exons atgatgagtcGAGAACAGCATAAGCGAGGGAAGGAAGAAAAAGGTTCAGATGGTGCTGAGAAGGTTATTGTTGCTGTTAAGGCATCAAAGGAAATTCCAAAGACAGCACTTGTTTGGTCTCTGACTCATGTTGTTCAACCTGGGGATTGCATTACACTAATAGTGGTTGTGCCTTCTTCACAAAGTTTTG GAAGAAGATTATGGGGTTTTCCAAGGTTTGCTGGTGACTGTGCCAACACTCAAAAGAAATCTCATTCTCCAACTAGTTCAGAGCAGAAGAGTGAGATTACTGATTCTTTCTCTCAGATGATTCTTCAGCTCCATGACATCTATGATCCAAATAAG ATAAATGTCAAGATTAAAATTGTTTCTGGATCACCTTGTGGAGCAGTGGCTGCAGAAGCTAGAAAGGCCCAAGCCAATTGGGTTGTATTAGACAA GCAgctaaaacaagaagaaaagcagTGTATGGAAGAGCTGCATTGCAACATTGTTGTTATGAAACAATCCCAAGCGAAAGTGCTCCGGTTGAATTTGAATGGATCACAAAAGAAGGATCTTGAAGAAGCAGCTCCATTACATTCCAAGCAAGATGGGAAGCTTGGAAGACAAGCCAAGAATAAGAATGATTCTTTGAGTTCCATAAAAGGAGCAGTTGTCACCCCAACTAGTAGTCCAGATGTAGGGACGCCTTCTACTGCGACTGAAGCCGGTACTTCATCTGTTTCAAGCTCTGATCCTGGAACTTCACCATTCTTTGTTTCTGAGATGAATAATGGTGAGTCAAAGAAAGAGGAAACTATTAAACGAAATGAAGAAGTTGATGCTAGTTCAGACTCGGATAGCGAAAAGTTGTCCCTATCCTCAGCAACCTTGAGATTCCAACCATGGATCAAAGATTTACTTTTATGCAAACAATCATCTCAATGCAGAGAAGAAGGATGCCATAGCAAGAATCAAACATCCACAGCTAGAGCTTTGATGGAAAAGTTCTCAAGGCTAGAAAGAGAAGCTGAAATGGAGATCTCAAGCCATATGAATGAGTTGGATTTGAGTGGAAATGTAAGAGAAGCAATAACATTATCAAGAAATGCTCCACCTGGTCCACCTCCATTGTGTTCAATATGCCAACACAAGGCTCCTGTTTTTGGGAAACCTCCAAGGTGGTTCAGCTATGCGGAGTTGGAACTCGCTACGAGTGGATTCTCTCAAGCTAATTTCTTGGCAGAAGGGGGATTTGGCTCTGTTCACAGAGGGGTCTTACCTGATGGACAAGTCATTGCTGTGAAGCAGCATAAACTGGCTAGTTCTCAGGGTGATGTTGAATTTTGCTCAGAGGTTGAAGTCCTCAGCTGTGCTCAGCATCGAAACGTTGTAATGCTCATTGGATTCTGTATTGAGAATAAGAGAAGGTTGCTGGTTTATGAGTACATATGTAATGGATCTCTGGACACTCACTTATATG GGAAAAAACAGGAACCATTAGAATGGTCAGCGCGTCAAAGAATTGCCGTTGGAGCTGCTAGAGGCTTGAGATATCTTCATGAGGAGTGCAGAGTAGGCTGCATTATCCACCGTGACATGCGGCCGAATAACATTCTTATCACCCATGATTTTGAGCCACTG GTTGGTGATTTTGGGCTAGCAAGGTGGCAGCAACATAGAGACACTGGTGTGGAAACTAGAGTGATTGGAACATTTGG GTATTTGGCTCCTGAATATGCTCAAAGCGGCCAAATAACAGAAAAGGCTGATGTTTACTCCTTTGGGGTGGTATTGGTGGAGCTTGTTACCGGACGAAAAGCTGTCGATCTTAGCAGGCCGAAGGGGCAGCAATGTCTTACTGAATGG GCACGACCATTGCTAGCAGAATATGCAATTGAGGAACTAATTGATCCGAGATTGGGAAATAACTATGCAGAAAATGAGGTCAATTGCATGCTTCATGCAGCTTCATTATGCATGAGGAGAGATCCTTATTCCAGACCACGCATGTCACAG GTTCTCAGAATACTGGAGGGTGACATGATCATGGACACAAATTACATTACAGCTACCACTCCCACCACCACATAA